A genomic region of Eucalyptus grandis isolate ANBG69807.140 chromosome 5, ASM1654582v1, whole genome shotgun sequence contains the following coding sequences:
- the LOC104446405 gene encoding TMV resistance protein N-like, with protein sequence MRSRISIAILSKNYAFSEFCLNELVQMWECRKTNGQIFFPIFYDVSPSDVRHQAGDFGSSFNIHEIDRVDSNTIETWKEVLRQIGRLRGFSPRDLNGHEGELVKRVVAHVVQLLKREDQVVTDKLVGIDLHVQEMMAKLGVAYGEGQAVEVRGGEVRVVGIWGVPGVGKTTLAKVVFNKMHKSFDASSFLEDISLEGVPLSQRLLITDLLKQKSAPLESSSEGIEEIASLCRNAKVLIVLDDVDEDEQIRALAGKLTWFGSGSRIIVTTNKREVLNAFDFGAVDSQTVEKYKLEPMRDHGALRLFREHAFEGKTPEGVSEYDSLSRDIVQVIGGLPSDIVRHASFLRDNMNIYTWKTTLKLLRENPKNRQAAFRVSYARGSELEISIEDNQLSHPI encoded by the exons ATGCGGTCGAGGATCTCAATAGCCATCCTCTCCAAAAATTATGCTTTCAGTGAATTTTGCCTCAATGAGCTGGTACAAATGTGGGAGTGCAGAAAAACAAATGGACagatttttttccctattttctaTGATGTTAGTCCCTCCGATGTAAGGCACCAGGCTGGGGATTTTGGAAGTTCCTTCAATATCCATGAGATAGACAGAGTCGACTCAAATACCATCGAAACATGGAAGGAGGTTCTTCGACAGATCGGGCGATTAAGGGGATTTAGTCCGAGGGACCTAAATGG GCACGAGGGCGAGCTCGTAAAAAGAGTTGTTGCACATGTGGTGCAACTGTTGAAGAGGGAGGACCAAGTTGTAACCGACAAATTAGTTGGAATTGATCTTCATGTTCAAGAGATGATGGCAAAGCTTGGTGTAGCCTATGGCGAGGGACAAGCGGTCGAAGTACGAGGAGGAGAGGTACGCGTTGTTGGAATATGGGGTGTGCCCGGTGTCGGAAAGACTACACTTGCAAAGGTTGTCTTCAATAAGATGCATAAGTCATTTGATGCAAGTAGCTTCCTTGAAGATATTAGTTTGGAAGGAGTCCCACTTTCACAACGACTGTTGATTACCGACCTTCTAAAACAAAAGTCTGCACCACTTGAATCTTCCAGTGAAGGGATTGAAGAAATAGCAAGTCTATGTCGTAATGCAAAGGTTCTTATTGTGCTTGATGACGTGGATGAGGATGAACAGATTAGAGCATTAGCTGGGAAGCTTACTTGGTTTGGTTCAGGAAGTAGAATCATCGTGACAACAAACAAAAGAGAGGTTTTGAATGCTTTCGATTTTGGAGCTGTTGATAGTCAGACAGTTGAGAAATACAAGCTTGAACCAATGAGAGATCACGGTGCCCTTCGGCTCTTTCGTGAGCATGCTTTTGAAGGGAAAACTCCCGAAGGTGTTTCTGAGTATGATTCCTTGTCCAGAGACATTGTTCAAGTTATTGGAGGGCTTCCTTCGGATATTGTTCGTCATGCTTCCTTTTTACGTGACAACATGAACATATATACATGGAAAACAACCTTGAAATTATTGCGAGAAAACCCGAAAAATAGGCAAGCTGCCTTTCGAGTCAGTTATGCAAGAGGATCAGAGCTTGAAATTTCCATTGAAGACAATCAACTCTCACATCCAATCTAA